One window from the genome of Kiritimatiellia bacterium encodes:
- a CDS encoding adenylate kinase: protein MEAIIFLGAPGAGKGTLADVVKTGAGYEHVSTGDMLRAAVKAGRPVGLEARSYMEKGELVPDAVIIRIVTERLDAGSKDARYLFDGFPRTPEQARMLDQVLAEHGTAVRFVFLLDVPREILVDRLAGRRICRSCGAVFHVRNIPPRVAGVCDACGGELYQRADDSEETVLNRLEVFRKQTESLIEYYEKKGVLVRINAGRNREVVQAEILDVLRKPAAGT from the coding sequence ATGGAAGCCATCATATTCCTCGGCGCCCCGGGCGCGGGCAAGGGCACGCTGGCCGACGTCGTGAAGACCGGGGCCGGCTACGAGCACGTCTCCACGGGGGACATGCTCCGCGCCGCGGTCAAGGCCGGCCGGCCCGTGGGGCTCGAGGCCCGGTCCTACATGGAGAAGGGCGAACTCGTCCCCGACGCGGTCATCATCCGCATCGTCACCGAGCGGCTCGACGCCGGGTCGAAGGACGCCCGATATCTGTTCGACGGTTTCCCGCGGACGCCCGAGCAGGCCCGGATGCTGGACCAGGTCCTCGCGGAGCACGGCACGGCCGTGCGCTTCGTGTTCCTGCTGGACGTGCCCCGGGAGATCCTGGTGGACCGCCTGGCGGGCCGCCGAATCTGCCGCAGCTGCGGCGCGGTCTTCCACGTGCGCAACATCCCGCCGCGCGTCGCCGGCGTCTGCGACGCGTGCGGCGGCGAACTCTACCAGCGGGCGGACGACTCGGAGGAGACCGTGCTCAACCGCCTCGAGGTCTTTCGAAAGCAGACGGAAAGCCTGATCGAGTACTACGAGAAAAAGGGCGTGCTGGTCAGGATCAACGCCGGCCGAAACCGGGAAGTGGTCCAGGCAGAGATCCTGGACGTTCTGCGGAAGCCGGCGGCCGGGACATGA
- the map gene encoding type I methionyl aminopeptidase: protein MIVIKTPEDLARMRVSGRMAAEVLGELARRVAPGVTTKELDDLARELMARRGGRSAFFGYRGYPGQTCISINDEVVHGVPGPRRIQVGDIVSLDVGVVYEGYVGDNATTVMVGVSDPEVVRLVSTGRRALEAAIGKAVAGGRLSDVSHAIESTAREAGYSVVRDFVGHGVGRSMHEDPQIPNFGPPGRGPRLKPGMTLAIEPMINRGGHEVEVLGDGWTVRTRDRSLSVHFEHTIAVGEGAAEVLTWLGPK, encoded by the coding sequence ATGATCGTCATCAAGACCCCAGAGGACCTGGCCCGGATGCGGGTGAGCGGCCGCATGGCCGCCGAGGTGCTCGGGGAACTGGCCCGCCGGGTCGCGCCGGGGGTGACCACGAAGGAGCTGGACGATCTGGCCCGGGAGCTGATGGCCCGGCGCGGCGGGCGCAGCGCGTTCTTTGGATACCGGGGATACCCCGGACAGACGTGTATTTCGATCAACGACGAAGTCGTGCACGGCGTGCCCGGCCCGCGGCGGATCCAGGTGGGCGACATCGTCAGCCTGGACGTCGGCGTGGTGTACGAGGGGTACGTCGGCGACAACGCCACGACGGTGATGGTCGGCGTCAGCGATCCCGAGGTCGTGCGCCTCGTCAGCACGGGGCGCCGGGCGCTGGAGGCGGCGATCGGCAAGGCCGTCGCCGGCGGCCGGCTGTCGGACGTCTCGCATGCCATCGAGTCCACGGCCCGCGAGGCCGGGTACAGCGTGGTGCGGGATTTCGTGGGGCACGGCGTCGGCCGTTCGATGCACGAGGATCCCCAGATCCCCAACTTCGGGCCGCCCGGGCGCGGCCCGAGGCTGAAGCCGGGGATGACGCTGGCGATCGAGCCGATGATCAACCGCGGCGGGCACGAGGTGGAAGTCCTCGGCGACGGGTGGACGGTGCGAACGCGGGACCGGAGCCTGTCGGTGCACTTCGAGCACACGATCGCGGTCGGGGAAGGGGCGGCCGAGGTGCTGACGTGGCTGGGCCCGAAATAA
- the infA gene encoding translation initiation factor IF-1 (stimulates the activities of the other two initiation factors, IF-2 and IF-3): protein MAGPEIIRLDARVVSVITNAVFRVELANGHGLVAYADRAGKSRAGTLQPGDRVRVEMSPCDMSRGRLVFREEENG, encoded by the coding sequence GTGGCTGGGCCCGAAATAATTCGGCTGGACGCGAGGGTGGTTTCTGTGATAACCAACGCGGTTTTCCGGGTCGAACTGGCCAACGGGCACGGCCTGGTGGCCTACGCGGACCGGGCCGGGAAAAGCCGCGCGGGAACGCTGCAGCCGGGCGACCGGGTGCGCGTGGAAATGTCGCCCTGCGACATGTCGAGGGGACGGCTGGTTTTCAGGGAAGAGGAAAACGGATGA
- the rpmJ gene encoding 50S ribosomal protein L36, protein MKVRSSVKRICERCKVVRRKRVVRVICNNPRHKQRQG, encoded by the coding sequence ATGAAGGTACGAAGTTCAGTCAAGCGAATCTGCGAGCGGTGCAAAGTCGTGCGCCGGAAACGGGTGGTGCGCGTCATCTGCAATAACCCGCGCCACAAGCAGCGCCAGGGTTAA
- the rpsM gene encoding 30S ribosomal protein S13, which translates to MPRVLGIEIPGKKRVEFALRYIYGIGPARARQVVAQAGIDPATKADALTDEQVTAVSNALQGYTLEGDLRREVASNIRRLIGIGSYRGSRHRKGLPVRGQRTSTNARTRKGPRKTVGAVRGKDARSAVKTEEK; encoded by the coding sequence ATGCCCAGAGTGCTCGGCATCGAGATACCCGGCAAGAAGCGGGTGGAATTTGCGTTGCGGTACATCTACGGGATCGGTCCGGCCCGCGCGCGCCAGGTGGTGGCCCAGGCCGGGATCGATCCGGCCACCAAGGCGGACGCCCTGACGGACGAACAGGTCACGGCTGTGTCCAACGCGCTCCAGGGCTACACCCTGGAGGGCGACCTGCGGCGCGAGGTGGCCTCCAACATCCGCCGGCTGATCGGCATCGGCAGCTACCGCGGCTCGCGGCACCGCAAGGGCCTTCCCGTGCGCGGCCAGCGGACCAGCACCAATGCCCGGACGCGCAAGGGCCCGCGCAAGACGGTCGGCGCCGTCCGCGGCAAGGACGCCCGGTCCGCCGTGAAGACCGAAGAGAAATAA
- the rpsK gene encoding 30S ribosomal protein S11, which yields MAEEKEQKEVKAPAAEAVPAEAAPAPAEGAAPAEGEAAAKPVKRKAVKGQRSVPVGIVYVRATFNNTMVTITDMRGAVVCWSTAGRCGFKGSRKSTAYAATVVAQEAARQAVGFGMHEVEVRIQGPGAGRESAIRAIQSAGLTVTVIKDITPVPHNGCRPPKRRRV from the coding sequence ATGGCAGAGGAAAAAGAACAGAAGGAAGTCAAGGCGCCGGCCGCGGAAGCGGTCCCGGCGGAAGCCGCCCCGGCCCCGGCCGAGGGCGCCGCGCCGGCGGAAGGGGAGGCCGCCGCCAAGCCCGTCAAGCGGAAGGCCGTCAAGGGCCAGCGCTCGGTCCCGGTCGGGATCGTGTATGTCCGCGCGACATTCAACAACACGATGGTCACCATCACCGACATGCGGGGCGCCGTGGTCTGCTGGAGCACGGCGGGCCGCTGCGGGTTCAAGGGCTCGCGCAAGAGCACCGCCTACGCCGCCACCGTCGTCGCCCAGGAAGCCGCCCGCCAGGCGGTGGGCTTCGGGATGCACGAGGTCGAGGTGCGGATCCAGGGCCCCGGCGCCGGCCGGGAGTCGGCGATCCGCGCCATCCAGTCCGCCGGGCTGACCGTCACCGTCATCAAGGACATCACGCCGGTCCCGCACAACGGGTGCCGGCCGCCCAAGCGGCGGCGCGTCTAG
- the rpsD gene encoding 30S ribosomal protein S4, translating into MGRYTGPVCRMCRREGMKLFLKGDRCFMAKCPIETGRPAPGMHGQRRGKMSDYGVQLREKQRLRRMYGMQEGQFHLFFTRALRKRGVTGETLLQSLECRLDNVVFRLGFAPSRRAARQFVRHGHIQVNGNKVDIPSMQLKAGDVVQVRDRAQSREYANRHMEVAEGRGIVGWLALDRANARGEVLHVPTREEIAPVVREQLIVELYSK; encoded by the coding sequence ATGGGCAGATATACAGGACCCGTTTGCAGGATGTGCCGCCGGGAGGGCATGAAGCTCTTCCTCAAGGGCGACCGTTGTTTCATGGCCAAGTGCCCCATCGAGACGGGCCGTCCGGCGCCCGGCATGCACGGGCAGCGCCGCGGCAAGATGTCCGACTACGGCGTGCAGCTTCGCGAAAAGCAGCGCCTGCGCCGCATGTACGGCATGCAGGAGGGCCAGTTCCACCTGTTCTTCACGCGCGCGCTGCGCAAGCGCGGCGTCACCGGCGAGACGCTGCTCCAGTCGCTCGAGTGCCGCCTCGACAACGTCGTGTTCCGCCTGGGCTTCGCCCCGTCGCGCCGCGCCGCCCGCCAGTTCGTCCGTCACGGCCACATCCAGGTCAACGGGAACAAGGTGGACATCCCTTCCATGCAACTCAAGGCCGGCGATGTCGTGCAGGTGCGCGACCGCGCCCAGAGCCGCGAGTATGCCAACCGCCACATGGAAGTCGCGGAGGGCCGCGGCATCGTCGGCTGGCTGGCCCTCGACCGCGCCAACGCGCGCGGCGAGGTGCTGCACGTCCCGACGCGCGAGGAGATCGCGCCCGTGGTCCGCGAGCAGTTGATCGTCGAGTTGTACTCGAAGTAA
- a CDS encoding DNA-directed RNA polymerase subunit alpha gives MPVRLARFEMPKRIAKDDAGAVPNYGKFIAEPFEAGYGRTLGNSLRRVLLSSIEGAAISSIKIEGVQHEFSTLPGMVEDVTDVILNLKQVLLKMYTRAPRKLKISVKGPGEVKAGDIQADSMVEVLNPDHKIATLDKDGKFEAELEIKIGRGYCPAEWNKKDEQEIGLIPIDSLFSPVRRVKYTVENTRVGRRTDYDRLILEVWTDGRQTPDEALAVSAALLRHHLDVFVSAEHEEIEIAEAVPEINPEREELRRRLNISVNEIELSVRAANCLNNANITTVGQLAQKSEAEMLKYRNFGRKSLNEIKQKLSEMGLSLGMSFDADVLKPLEIEPQEPAE, from the coding sequence ATGCCCGTACGTCTGGCCCGGTTCGAAATGCCCAAGCGCATCGCCAAGGATGACGCCGGGGCGGTCCCCAACTATGGCAAATTCATCGCGGAGCCCTTCGAAGCCGGCTACGGCCGGACGCTCGGGAATTCGCTCCGCCGCGTGCTGCTTTCCTCGATCGAGGGCGCGGCCATCTCGTCCATCAAGATCGAGGGCGTCCAGCACGAGTTCAGCACCCTGCCCGGCATGGTCGAGGACGTCACCGACGTCATCCTCAACCTCAAGCAGGTGCTCCTCAAGATGTACACCCGCGCGCCCCGCAAGCTGAAGATCAGCGTGAAGGGCCCCGGCGAGGTCAAGGCCGGCGACATCCAGGCGGACAGCATGGTCGAGGTGCTCAATCCCGACCACAAGATCGCCACCCTGGACAAGGACGGCAAGTTCGAGGCCGAGCTGGAAATCAAGATCGGCCGCGGCTACTGCCCCGCCGAGTGGAACAAGAAGGACGAGCAGGAAATCGGCCTGATCCCGATCGACTCCCTCTTCTCGCCCGTCCGCCGCGTCAAGTACACGGTCGAGAACACCCGCGTCGGCCGGCGCACGGATTATGACCGCCTGATCCTGGAGGTCTGGACGGACGGCCGCCAGACGCCCGACGAGGCGCTGGCCGTGTCCGCCGCCCTCCTGCGGCACCACCTCGATGTCTTCGTCAGCGCCGAGCACGAGGAGATCGAGATCGCCGAGGCCGTGCCCGAGATCAACCCGGAGCGCGAGGAATTGCGCCGCCGCCTGAACATCAGCGTCAACGAGATCGAGTTGAGCGTGCGCGCGGCGAACTGCCTGAACAACGCCAACATCACGACGGTCGGCCAGTTGGCGCAGAAGAGCGAGGCCGAGATGCTCAAGTACCGCAACTTCGGCCGCAAGTCGCTGAACGAGATCAAGCAGAAGTTGAGCGAAATGGGCCTGTCGCTCGGCATGTCCTTCGACGCGGATGTGCTCAAGCCCTTGGAAATCGAACCCCAGGAACCGGCCGAGTAA
- the rplQ gene encoding 50S ribosomal protein L17, with translation MRHRKDTLKLGRTSAHVQELLGSLVCNLILARRIQTTVVKAKAARRLAERMVTLAKRNTLAARRAAIARLHRADVVGALFEQVGPAFQEKQGGYTRIVKLGQRLGDGAENALLEWVNFVPQPKAKKKDKKEKPGEKPEAKAPEKKADKKTEKKAAEKSKA, from the coding sequence ATGCGCCATCGCAAAGACACGTTGAAGCTGGGCCGCACGTCGGCCCACGTGCAGGAGCTGCTCGGCAGCCTCGTCTGCAATCTGATCCTGGCCCGCCGCATCCAGACCACCGTGGTCAAGGCCAAGGCCGCCCGGCGGCTGGCCGAGCGGATGGTGACCCTGGCCAAGCGGAACACCCTGGCGGCGCGCCGCGCCGCCATCGCCCGCCTTCACCGGGCGGACGTGGTCGGCGCCCTGTTCGAGCAGGTCGGCCCGGCCTTCCAGGAAAAACAGGGCGGCTATACCCGCATCGTCAAGCTCGGGCAGCGGTTGGGCGACGGCGCCGAGAACGCGCTGCTGGAGTGGGTGAACTTCGTGCCCCAGCCGAAGGCCAAGAAGAAGGACAAGAAGGAGAAGCCCGGCGAAAAGCCCGAGGCCAAGGCCCCGGAAAAGAAGGCCGACAAGAAGACCGAGAAAAAGGCCGCGGAGAAGTCGAAGGCCTGA